The following proteins come from a genomic window of Miscanthus floridulus cultivar M001 chromosome 2, ASM1932011v1, whole genome shotgun sequence:
- the LOC136537646 gene encoding DNA repair RAD52-like protein 2, chloroplastic: MEHASAFLARALTTPLPASAALPRRRPARVAVAAAAPERKPPGAVASTTNYVVPLDSAPSGITRPLVEILRDLNKRVPDAIVRPPSRRASASDPVIPWYHANRMLSFYAPGWCGEVRDVIYTDSGKVTVIYRVTVRGTDGEVHREAAGTASLSDARFDDPVSAAEEAAFCKACARFGFGLYLYHEDETP; this comes from the exons ATGGAGCACGCCTCCGCCTTCCTCGCGCGCGCGCTCACCACTCCGCTCCCGGCATCCGCCGCTCTCCCGCGGCGCCGCCCGGCCCGcgtggccgtcgccgccgcggcgccgGAGCGCAAGCCGCCGGGCGCGGTGGCGTCCACCACCAACTACGTCGTGCCGCTCGACTCCGCGCCGTCCGGGATCACGCGCCCGCTCGTCGAGATCCTCCGCGACCTCAACAAGCGCGTCCCTGACGCCATCGTGCGGCCCCCCTCCCGGCGCGCCTCCGCCTCCGACCCCGTCATCCCCTG GTACCATGCCAACAGGATGCTCAGCTTTTATGCTCCAG GTTGGTGTGGGGAAGTCCGTGATGTTATTTACACTGACAGTGGAAAGGTGACGGTCATATACCGTGTGACTGTACGCGGAACAGATGGAGAG GTTCATAGGGAGGCTGCTGGAACAGCATCACTGAGCGATGCACGGTTCGACGATCCCGTGTCTGCGGCAGAAGAGGCCGCGTTCTGCAAAGCCTGCGCGAGGTTTGGTTTCGGCCTGTACCTGTACCATGAGGACGAGACGCCATAG